Within the Microbacterium sp. 1S1 genome, the region GGGGAGATCGCCGCTCTCGTCGGCTCCGGGGTCCTTGACGCCACGACCGGCATGCGCCTGGTCGGCATCCGCGGCCGCGCGATGGCTGACGCCGCCGCGCAGACTCCGACCGGCATGAGCGCAGTCCTCGGTGGCGATGAGGAGACGCTCCTCGCCCGACTCGCCGAGCTCGGCCTCGCGCCGGCGAACTTCAACGGCGGCGGGCAGATCGTCGTCGCCGGGCCTCTTCCGGCGCTGGCAGCTCTCGCCGAGGAGCCGGTCAAGGGCACGCGCGTGGTGCCGCTCCAGGTCGCCGGCGCCTTCCACACCGACTACATGGCCTCCGCCGTCTCGGTCCTCCGCGATGCGGTGGCGGACGTGCAGCCCGCCGACCCCGAGATCACGCTCTGGACGAACCGGGACGGCTCCGTCGTCACGGACGGCGGAACGGCGCTCGACTACCTGGTCGACCAGGTGTCCTCCCCCGTGCGGTGGGACCGGTGCATGTCCTCCTTCGCCGAGGCCGGCGTGACCGGCGTGATCGAGCTCGCCCCTGCGGGTGCCCTCGTCGGTCTCGCCAAGCGCGGCCTGCGCGGCGTACCGACGGTCGCCGTGAAGACCCCCGAAGACCTCGAAGCCGCCGTCGCGCTGCTGAACGGAGAAGCCGCATGACCGCCTCCCTTGCCCAGATCGCCGGGCCCGCCTTCACCCGCATCTATGCGTTCGGCGCGGCTCGCGGCGAGAACGCAGTCCCCAACGAAGACCTCATCGGTCCGATCGACTCGAGCGACGAGTGGATCCGGCAGCGCACCGGCATCATCACGCGCGTGCGGGCCGACAGGGGAACGGACGCCATCGACCTCGCGACCGAGGCCGCAGCCGAGGCCATCGAGAAGTCGGGCGTCGCAGCCGACCAGGTCGACCTCGTCATCGTCGCGACGATCAGCAACCCGAAGCAGACGCCGTCGGTCTCGGCGATCGTCGCCGACCGCGTCGGCGCCAACCCGGCCGCGGCGTACGACGTCAATGCGGCCTGCGCCGGCTACGCCTACGCGGTCACCCAGGCGGATGCGCTGATCAAGGCCGGAGCCGCGCGCTACGCGCTCGTGATCGGCACCGAGAAGCTCTCCGATGTGGTGGACCCGACCGACCGCAGCATCTCGTTCCTCCTCGGCGACGGCGCCGGTGCCGCCCTCATCGGCCCGAGCGACACGCCGGGCATCGCCCCCGCCGTGTGGGGCAGCGACGGGTCCAAAGCCGACGCCGTCGGCATGAACGGCACCCTCACCGACTTCCGCGACGGCGTGGTGCCGTGGCCGACTCTTCGGCAGGAAGGCCCGACGGTCTTCCGCTGGGCGGTCTGGGAGATGGCGAAGGTCGCCCGCGAGGCCCTGGACAAGGCAGGGATCGAGGCCTCCGATCTCGCCGCCTTCATCCCGCACCAGGCGAACATGCGCATCATCGACGAGTTCGCCAAGCAGCTCGGCCTGCCGGAGACGACGGTCATCGCGCGCGACATCGAGACCACCGGCAACACCTCGGCCGCCTCGATCCCTCTCGCCAGCCACCGACTCATGGCCGAGCATCCGGAACTCTCCGGCGGACTCGCGCTGCAGATCGGCTTCGGGGCTGGGCTCGTGTTCGCGGCCCAGGTCGTCGTCCTCCCCTGAAGACGCGCCGACCTTCCCTAGACTGTTCCACGGTTCCGAATACAACCCGTAAGAAAGAGGAAGACCACCATGGCTTTCACCAACGATGAGGTCCTCGCCGGCCTCGCAGAGCTGATCACCGACGAGACCGGCATCAACGCCAGCGAGGTCGCCCTGGAGAAGTCGTTCACGGACGACCTCGACATCGACTCGATCTCGATGATGACGATCGTCGTCAACGCCGAGGAGAAGTTCGGCGTCACCATCCCCGACGACGAGGTCAAGAACCTGAAGACCGTCGGCGACGCCGTCAACTTCATCGTCGCGGGCCAGGAGTAATCCCGGCAGGATGCCACCCTCGCCCTGCGCGAGGAGTGGCATCCTCCGTCCCTGCCCATCCCCCGCACGAACTCGTTTCGACAAGGAACCACACCCCATGACCAAGCGCATCGTCGTCACCGGCATCGGCGCCACCTCCGCCATCGGCGGCACGGCCCCGGAGAACTGGGACAACCTGCTCGCCGGTGCCTCCGGCGCCCGCACGATCGAGCACGACTGGGTGCAGGAGTACGACCTGCCCGTCACGTTCGCCGCTTCTGCGATCGTCCGCCCCGAAGAGGTCCTGCCGCGCCACGAGGCGAAGCGACTCGACCCCTCCTCGCAGTTCGCCCTCATTGCGGCGCGCGAGGCCTGGGAGGATGCCGGGTCGCCCGAGGTCGCCCCCGAGCGCCTTGGCGTCGACTTCGCGACCGGCATCGGCGGACTCTGGACACTGCTCGACGCGTGGGACACGCTGCGCGAGAAGGGCCCGCGTCGGGTCATGCCGCTCACGGTGCCGATGCTGATGCCGAACGCGGCCGCCGGCAACCTGTCGCTGCAGTTCGAGGCGCGTGCCTACGCACAGACCGTGGTGAGCGCCTGCGCCTCCAGCACGGAGTCGATCATCCACGCCTTCCACCACCTGCAGGAGGGGCTGGCTGACGTCGTCATCGCCGGTGGCACCGAGTCGGCGATCCACCCGATCACCATGGCGGCCTTCGCGTCCGCGCAGGCGCTGTCACGCCGCAACGACGACCCCGCGCACGCCTCCCGGCCCGGCGCGATCGACCGCGACGGCTTCGTGATGGGCGAGGGCGCCGCCGCGCTCATCCTCGAGACCGAGGAACACGCCAAGGCCCGCGGCGCGAAGATCTACGGCTACGTGCTGGGCGGCGGCGTGACGGCCGACGCCTACCACATCACCGGGAACGACCCCGAGGGCAAGGGAGCGGCCCGTGCGGTCGTCCAGGCCCTCGAAGAGGCCGGGATCACCCCCGACCAGGTGACCCACATCAACGCTCACGCGACCTCGACTCCGGTCGGCGACCCGAACGAGTACGTCGCCCTCAAGAACGTGTTCGGCGACCGGATCGACGAGATCCCCGTCTCGGCGACCAAGGCGTCCACCGGGCACCTTCTCGGCGGGACCGGCGCGCTGGAGGCGATCTTCTCGATCCTCGCCCTGCGCGACCGCGTGGCGCCCCCGACGATCAACATGACCGAGCCGGACCCGGAAGTGCCCTTCCGCCTCTCCGGCGAGCCGGCCCCGCTCGGCGACGGTCCCCAGATCGCGATCAGCAACTCGTTCGGCTTCGGCGGTCACAACGCCGTGCTGGTGCTCGGTGGCGTCGACTGACGCCACCGCCTGCACCGCGAAAGGCCCCCGGGATCCGCTCCCGGGGGCCTTTCGTCGTCGCTGGAGAGATTCAGGGCACCGGAACCGCCAGTCGGGCAGAGCGCGCCCGGCGCCACTGCTCGATGCGCGGGAGGAACCAGCCGATCAGCGGCCCGACACCGAACGCGAAAAACACCGTGCCCACCCCCACCGGACCGCCGAGCAGGAAGCCGACGAGCAGCACGGATCCCTCGATGACCGTGCGTGCCAGCCAGACCGGCCAGCGGGTCACGCGGACGAGTCCGGTCATCAGCCCGTCGCGGGGTCCGGGGCCGAAGTCGGCGGCGATGTACAAGCCGGTCGCGAAGGCGAGCAGGACGAGCCCGAAGAGGAACATGGGCGCGCCCACCCACACGGAGGACGGCTCGGGGAGCACGAGCAGCGTGAGGTCGGCGAACGGGCCGATCAGCAGCGCATTGAGCAGTGTCCCGAGTCCCACCCGCTGCCGGAGGGGGATCCACAGCAGCAGGACCACGATGGAGACGATCACCGTCACCACCCCGTACCCGAGCCCCGTCCACCGTGCGACGCCCAAGGACAGGACGTCCCAGGGGGCGACGCCGATCCCGCCGCGTACCATGAACCCCAGGGCCACTCCGTAGAGGAACAGACCGACCACGAGCTGCCCGATCCGTTCCGCGAGGTCTCGTCCGCTGGTCGCGGTGACGGGCAGGAAGACGGCACGTAGGAGCATTCCTCCATCGTGGCCCCGCGGCCGCGTCTCCAGGACGACCACTGAGCGAAAAGTGGCCTGCACATCGGAGGCCACTTTGCGGCAGGCTGGAGGCATGGCTTCCCGTCTCGTCACGCAGCTCGGCGCGCAGGACCTCGACGACGCCTCGGCGTCGGGACTGGCGGACCGCATCCGGGCCCTCATCCTCGACGGGCGCCTCACCGTCGGCGAACGACTACCCAGCGAGCGCGCCCTCGCACTCGAGCTCCGGCGATCGCGCTCCACCATCACCCGCGCCTACGGGGTCCTGGAGGCCGGTGGCTACGTGTCCCGGCGCCATGGTGGGAGCACGCGGGTCGCGCTCCCCCACGGCCCGCTGGCTCCGGGCCATGATCGTGTCGACGACGCCATCGACCTGTCCATCGCGTCGATGGACTCGACGCCCGGCCTGTACGACGCGACCGTGCGTTCGCTCCCCCGACTCGCCGCGCTCCGAGGGACGAGCGGGTACTCCCTCCAGGGCCTGCCCGAGCTCCGCGACGCCGTGGCCCGCCGGTTCACCGAACGGGGTGCCCCCACCTCGGCGGACGAGATCATGATCACGTCCGGCGCCCTGAACGCCGTGAACCTCATCTTGACGGCGATCGGCCGCCGGGGCGAACGGGCCCTCGTCGAGCAGCCCACGTTCCCGCACGCGCTGGAGGCTCTCCACCGTCACGGATACCGCCTGGTCCCGACGCCGGTGGACGCCGACGGCTGGGACATCCGGCACTTCACAGACACACTGCTGACGGCCCGACCGCACGTCGCCTATCTCATCCCCGACTTCCACAACCCCACCGGCGCGACGTTGCCGGACGACGAGCGGGCACGGATCGCGACGACAGCCCGCAACGCCGGCACGCAGCTGATCGTGGACGAGACGACTGCGGAACTCGACATCGATCGCGGCTGGGCTCCCCTGCCGATGGCCTCGCGGGCTCCGAACGTCATCACGGTCGGCTCGATGTCGAAGATCGCCTGGGGAGGCATGCGTATCGGCTGGGTTCGCGCGGAGCGCTCGATCATCGCCCGCCTGCTCGCCGTGCGCCCGTCGTTCGAGCTGGGCACCGCGCTGCTCGAACAGTGCATCGCCGTGGAGCTGCTCGATGACGTCCCTGCGCTCACGCAGCACGTCCGGAGACGTCTCGCGGCGGGGCGAGATGCCGTCGCGGCTGGCGTCGCCCGGATCCCCGGGATGCGAATGCCGGAGACCCCCGGCGGGTTGTCGGCCTGGATCGATCTCGGAGTGCCGCTCTCCACCACGCTGTCGCTCGCCGCGCGCGAGCATGGCCTCATCCTCCCGCCCGGCCCGCGCTTCACCACCGGCGGCGTGCTGGAGCGGCGGCTACGGGTTCCGATCACGCTCACGCCCGACCGCGGGCAGGAGGCGATGACGCGCCTGGCGCTCGCCTGGGAAGACGTACGCGGCGGCGGCGTGAACACCGTCGACGACCTCGCTCACGCGGCGGTGATCTGAGCGGGGAAGACGCGGACCCCGCCGCGATCCCGGGGCGGGGTCCTCGTCGAGCGGAGCGAGGATTCGTCTTCTCAGCGTCCGGGATGAGTCACCGGCATCCGATACTCACGCCTCCCGCGCTCCCGGTCTGAGCGGCCGGTCAACCGACCTTGTGGAGCCAGACGACGCGCGCGTCGTCGCTGGCGTGGCGGAAGGGCTCCAGCTCCTCGTCCCAGGCGGAGCCCAGGGCGATGTCGAGCTCGCGCTGCAGCTCGACGGCGTTGCCCGCGGCGATCTCCATCGCGTAACGGATGCGATCCTCGCCGATGACGATGTTGCCTGCGGCGTCGGTCTGGGCGTAGTGGATGCCGAGATCCGGTGTGTGCAGCCAGCGGCCGCCGTCGCTGCGAGGCGTCGGGTCTTCCGTCACCTCGAACCGCAGGTGTTCCCAGCCGCGGATCGCGGTCGCGAGAGCGGCACCGGTGCCGACAGGGCCGTCCCAGTAGAATTCGGCGCGGCGCGCTCCGGTCAGGACGGGCTGCTCGGCCCAGTCGAAGTTCACCGCACGCCCGATAGCGCGACCGACCGCCCATTCCAGGTGCGGGCAGAGCGCGCGAGGCGCCGAGTGGATGAATACCACTCCGCGTGCGTAAGCCGTCGCCATGATCTCTCCGTTTCATCAGGTGCGTCTTCCCCTACGACCTGAACCACGAAGTGGCGAGAGTATGCGGTTGTGCGCCCATTCTCGCGGACTTCCCGCGAAATCACAAGCGTGTGATTCGACGACGAAGGCCCCGGTCCGTGGCCCGGGGCCTTCGGGTGCTTCGACAAGCTCAGCGACCCATTGTGGGGACGCTCAGCGACTCATCGTGGGAAGCTCACGCCTCGCTCATGGCCTGCTTGACCTGCTGGCCCTTCGCCGCGTAGTAGGCCGCGCGGGCGGCGTCCTTCCGTGCCTGCTCGGCGTAGCCGAATTCGAGCACGTCCTGCGGGACCTCGACGTTCGGGACGTCGTCGGTGCCGTGGTACTTCTCGATGTAGGCGTCGAGCTCGGGACCCGAGGTCCAGGAGGTGATGAGGCAGTAGCGCGGGTCGGTGCCGTTGTGCGTGGCCGCGTGCCACAGACGCTGGGTGTCGACGATGAGCTGCGCACCGGCCGGGAGGGCGATGCGGTACTCGATGCTGGGGTCCGTGCGGTTCTCACGCAGGACGAAGTAGCTGTCCTTGTCGTCCGTCAGGTTGAAGAACCCGCGGACGACCCAGCCGGTGCCGTCCGGGTTCAGGCGGTTGTTGTCGTCCTGGTGGAGGTTGTAGAGGCAGTCGCCGTACGGGGTGGGCTGCAGCTCGATGACGCGGCAGCGACCGACGTTCGCACCGGGCTCCTGCGCACGGCGCGTGAGGTTCGGGGCCTTGGCGGTCTGCTCGTCGATCCAGACGCCGTCCTTGTCGGTGCGCGGCGGCTTGTGGTTCCAGAAGCCGTTGCACTCGATGTCCCCGAAGGCGCTGGCGAGGGGCGCGAACCGGGTGTCGCCCGAGGACTTCCAGTCGACGTACTCGATGTCGAGCCACTCCTTGGGGTCGGCCTCCTGGTCGTAGCTGTCGAGGACGACGAAGCCCTTCTCCTCCAGCGCTGCGGACTTGATGTATCCCATGATCGAGTCATGTTCCTTTCATCGGGGGCCAGCACGTTTTAACAGGCCCTGATAAGGCAAGGCTAACAGCGCGACCCGGTGCTGCCCCGGAGGGTCGCCGGGGATAACCGAATAGACTGGGCGGGGCACGCGGCGCGTCCGTGGCGCCTGTCGCTACGGGAGGACGAGAGACCAGCATGAGCACCGCGACCAACGTCGAGGCGACGGCAGTCAACACGATCGAATGGCTCGCGGCGGGACGCACGACCATCGTCGTCCCGGTCTACCAGCGGCAGTACCGCTGGGACATCGGCGGCTGCGAGCGGCTGCTGTCCGACGTCAGGGCGGTGGCGGCGGAGGACGACGCCCACCGTCACTTCATCGGCTCGATCCTCTCGGCCGAGGACGGTGCGGGCACGGATGCCGACCTCATTCTCATCGACGGGCAGCAGCGCCTCACGACCCTCATGCTGCTCGTCGCCGCGCTGCACCACTCCGTGCGCGACAGTGACCCCGACCTCGCCGCCGACCTCGCCCGCGTGCTGGTCCGTCCCGACGACCCCGAGCGGACCAAGCTGCGCCCGCACGACGCGTGGGCCGACTTCTACGAGTCGGTGGTGCTCGATCGCCGCGACGACCTCGACCGTGAGTCGCGCTTCGACGACAACTACGCCTTCTTCCGGAGCCAGATCCATGCCGACGAGGTGCCGTTCATCTGGCAGGGGCTGCAGCGACTCGAGCACGTGTCGATCACGCTCGGAGCGCAGGCGAACGCCCAGCAGATCTTCGAGAGCCTGAACTCCACCGGCGAGCCGCTGCGGGACCATGAACTGATCCACAACTACATCCTGATGGGGCTGAGCCACGCGGAGCAGGTGGACGTGGAAGCGCGGTTCTGGCTGCCGATCGAGCGGTACACGGGCGAGGCCATCGGAGCGTTCTGGCGTCACTACCTCGTGCTCGTGACGGGACGAGAAGTTGCCGCGAACGGCGAGCACGGCGTCTACAGCGCGTTCCGCCGGTCGTTCCCGCGCGTCGATCTCTCGCAGCTGCAAGCCGATGCCGACACGTGGCGGCACTACGCGGAGATCTACGGCATCCTCCTCGACCCCGCGAAGGAGCACGACCCGGAGATCGCGCGACAACTGCGGCACGTGAACACGTTCGGCCGCTCCTCCTACCCGCTGGTCATGAGCGCGTACAGCGATCACGCGCGCGGACTCATCGACCGGGCCCAGCTCATCGAGACCTTGGAATGGCTGCAGGCGATGTTCCTGCGCCGCGCGCTCGTGAACCTCCCCGCCGAGCGGCTCATCGCCCGCCTCTGCCGTGCTCGACGGGACGGGCACGACGCGTTGGCCCGTGCCATCGCGCGCATCACCCCGTCCGACGAGCGGGTCAGCGCCGTGCTCAAGTACAGCGAGCTGCCGTATCCGGCTTACGTGCTCGGCCGCCTCGAAGGGGTTGACGACGTGGAGGGCTTCGACGTCGAGCACATCGTGCCCGCAGTCCCGGGCGACGCCTGGTCCGGAGACGGTGTACGCCCGTGGAGCGAGTATTCCGAGGACGAGCAGAACAGCCACCGCGCCCTCGCGCCGACCCTCGGCAACCTCACGCTCCTGGAGCAGGGACTGACAGAGCGGGTGTTCGGTGCCTCATTCCCCGTCAAGCGCGACGAAGCCTATGCGCGCAGTGGGGTGCCGGCCACGCGTTCCCTCTCCGCGCAGGAGTCGTGGGGCACGGCGGCCATCACCACCCGCACCGTGGCCCTGACGGCTGACCTCGTCCGCGTGTGGGGGCGTCCCGCCCTTCCGGAGATCGACGACGACGGGCTCACCCCGATCCTGGACGCGGTCCGCCGCCGCGGGTGGCCGGCGGGATGGGAGCGCGAGTTCGACTACGTGGAGTACCGGGGCGAGCGGTGGGAGGTCTATGACGTCAAACACCTGTTCAACCGCGTCTTCCGTCGCGCCTGGACGGACACCACCGAGGCCGCCCTCGCGTACAGTGCAACGCACGGCGGGCCCATCTACCGCGACAAGGCGTGGAAAGGGCAGTGGGACGACCTCGACGACACCCACTTCCTCTACATGGGCTGGGACTCGAACTACATGATGACGGCCGTGCAGGGCGTCCTCGAGGAATCAGGGATCGCCGCCGAGGTCTTCGTGAAGTACTCCTACATCGGGAACGTGATGTGATCATGACCACCGTCATCCGCCGCCGCCTGCTCGATCTCGCGATCGAGGAGCACACGCTCACCGTCCCCCTCGTGTGGGACGATCCGACGGACACCCGCTCGATCGACGTGTTCGCCCGCGTCGTGGCCCGCGACGGCGGCGAGACGCTGCCGTACCTGGTGTTCCTGCAGGGTGGACCCGGCCATGAGGCTCCCCGCCCCTTCCACTCCTCCACCTCTCCGGCCTGGCTGGACCAGGCGCTCGCGCATTACCGCCTCGTCCTCCTGGACCAGCGCGGCACCGGGCTCTCCTCCCCCGTGGGCGACGACGACCTCGCGCGGGGCGCAGAAGCCGTCGCCGAGCACCTGACCCATCTGCGTGCCGATGCCATCGTGCGCGACTGCGAGGCGCTGCGCGAGCACCTGGGCGCCCCGACGTGGAGCGTGCTCGGCCAGTCCTTCGGCGGGTTCACCACGCTCGCCTACCTGTCGACCCACGCGGAATCCCTCGCGGACGTGTTCATCACCGG harbors:
- a CDS encoding DUF3145 domain-containing protein, which gives rise to MATAYARGVVFIHSAPRALCPHLEWAVGRAIGRAVNFDWAEQPVLTGARRAEFYWDGPVGTGAALATAIRGWEHLRFEVTEDPTPRSDGGRWLHTPDLGIHYAQTDAAGNIVIGEDRIRYAMEIAAGNAVELQRELDIALGSAWDEELEPFRHASDDARVVWLHKVG
- a CDS encoding beta-ketoacyl-ACP synthase III — encoded protein: MTASLAQIAGPAFTRIYAFGAARGENAVPNEDLIGPIDSSDEWIRQRTGIITRVRADRGTDAIDLATEAAAEAIEKSGVAADQVDLVIVATISNPKQTPSVSAIVADRVGANPAAAYDVNAACAGYAYAVTQADALIKAGAARYALVIGTEKLSDVVDPTDRSISFLLGDGAGAALIGPSDTPGIAPAVWGSDGSKADAVGMNGTLTDFRDGVVPWPTLRQEGPTVFRWAVWEMAKVAREALDKAGIEASDLAAFIPHQANMRIIDEFAKQLGLPETTVIARDIETTGNTSAASIPLASHRLMAEHPELSGGLALQIGFGAGLVFAAQVVVLP
- a CDS encoding acyl carrier protein encodes the protein MAFTNDEVLAGLAELITDETGINASEVALEKSFTDDLDIDSISMMTIVVNAEEKFGVTIPDDEVKNLKTVGDAVNFIVAGQE
- a CDS encoding PLP-dependent aminotransferase family protein, encoding MASRLVTQLGAQDLDDASASGLADRIRALILDGRLTVGERLPSERALALELRRSRSTITRAYGVLEAGGYVSRRHGGSTRVALPHGPLAPGHDRVDDAIDLSIASMDSTPGLYDATVRSLPRLAALRGTSGYSLQGLPELRDAVARRFTERGAPTSADEIMITSGALNAVNLILTAIGRRGERALVEQPTFPHALEALHRHGYRLVPTPVDADGWDIRHFTDTLLTARPHVAYLIPDFHNPTGATLPDDERARIATTARNAGTQLIVDETTAELDIDRGWAPLPMASRAPNVITVGSMSKIAWGGMRIGWVRAERSIIARLLAVRPSFELGTALLEQCIAVELLDDVPALTQHVRRRLAAGRDAVAAGVARIPGMRMPETPGGLSAWIDLGVPLSTTLSLAAREHGLILPPGPRFTTGGVLERRLRVPITLTPDRGQEAMTRLALAWEDVRGGGVNTVDDLAHAAVI
- a CDS encoding YczE/YyaS/YitT family protein → MLLRAVFLPVTATSGRDLAERIGQLVVGLFLYGVALGFMVRGGIGVAPWDVLSLGVARWTGLGYGVVTVIVSIVVLLLWIPLRQRVGLGTLLNALLIGPFADLTLLVLPEPSSVWVGAPMFLFGLVLLAFATGLYIAADFGPGPRDGLMTGLVRVTRWPVWLARTVIEGSVLLVGFLLGGPVGVGTVFFAFGVGPLIGWFLPRIEQWRRARSARLAVPVP
- a CDS encoding ACP S-malonyltransferase, translating into MIVVVCPGQGSQTPGFLAPWLELDGVEERLAAYSEAAQVDLRTHGTESDADTIRDTRVAQPLIVAASLVAGDALVSAAGRRAAGIAGHSVGEIAALVGSGVLDATTGMRLVGIRGRAMADAAAQTPTGMSAVLGGDEETLLARLAELGLAPANFNGGGQIVVAGPLPALAALAEEPVKGTRVVPLQVAGAFHTDYMASAVSVLRDAVADVQPADPEITLWTNRDGSVVTDGGTALDYLVDQVSSPVRWDRCMSSFAEAGVTGVIELAPAGALVGLAKRGLRGVPTVAVKTPEDLEAAVALLNGEAA
- a CDS encoding DUF262 domain-containing protein, whose translation is MSTATNVEATAVNTIEWLAAGRTTIVVPVYQRQYRWDIGGCERLLSDVRAVAAEDDAHRHFIGSILSAEDGAGTDADLILIDGQQRLTTLMLLVAALHHSVRDSDPDLAADLARVLVRPDDPERTKLRPHDAWADFYESVVLDRRDDLDRESRFDDNYAFFRSQIHADEVPFIWQGLQRLEHVSITLGAQANAQQIFESLNSTGEPLRDHELIHNYILMGLSHAEQVDVEARFWLPIERYTGEAIGAFWRHYLVLVTGREVAANGEHGVYSAFRRSFPRVDLSQLQADADTWRHYAEIYGILLDPAKEHDPEIARQLRHVNTFGRSSYPLVMSAYSDHARGLIDRAQLIETLEWLQAMFLRRALVNLPAERLIARLCRARRDGHDALARAIARITPSDERVSAVLKYSELPYPAYVLGRLEGVDDVEGFDVEHIVPAVPGDAWSGDGVRPWSEYSEDEQNSHRALAPTLGNLTLLEQGLTERVFGASFPVKRDEAYARSGVPATRSLSAQESWGTAAITTRTVALTADLVRVWGRPALPEIDDDGLTPILDAVRRRGWPAGWEREFDYVEYRGERWEVYDVKHLFNRVFRRAWTDTTEAALAYSATHGGPIYRDKAWKGQWDDLDDTHFLYMGWDSNYMMTAVQGVLEESGIAAEVFVKYSYIGNVM
- a CDS encoding beta-ketoacyl-[acyl-carrier-protein] synthase family protein; protein product: MTKRIVVTGIGATSAIGGTAPENWDNLLAGASGARTIEHDWVQEYDLPVTFAASAIVRPEEVLPRHEAKRLDPSSQFALIAAREAWEDAGSPEVAPERLGVDFATGIGGLWTLLDAWDTLREKGPRRVMPLTVPMLMPNAAAGNLSLQFEARAYAQTVVSACASSTESIIHAFHHLQEGLADVVIAGGTESAIHPITMAAFASAQALSRRNDDPAHASRPGAIDRDGFVMGEGAAALILETEEHAKARGAKIYGYVLGGGVTADAYHITGNDPEGKGAARAVVQALEEAGITPDQVTHINAHATSTPVGDPNEYVALKNVFGDRIDEIPVSATKASTGHLLGGTGALEAIFSILALRDRVAPPTINMTEPDPEVPFRLSGEPAPLGDGPQIAISNSFGFGGHNAVLVLGGVD